The DNA segment CTTGGTGCCGCTTACCTTGCTGGTCTCGAACGTGGATTTTTTAAATCGGTCGCCAGCCTTCGCAAAGAAGAAACCAAAACCACTCAGTTTCTGCCTAAGATGAAAGAGCCTGAAAGAAAAGAAGAAATTGATAAATGGAATTGGGCCATCACTCGGGTGAAAACGGGGAACTAAAGTGGGAATCGTACCTTAAGTAAAAGATGCGGTAATTGATTTATATTTTAATTTATAAAGAACATATTTGCAAAATAAAAAAATCGTTACCGCTTTTTATCTTTGTTTCCTATTTTATATAAATTCAGAAAATAAAAAGAATCATTCAAAATTTGATTTCGCAAATGAAAAACCAATTCATCCTTATTTACAAAACATTCAATGAAATAAATCAAACTTGTTCTACTGATTGAACAAACACCAACCAAATCGGAAAACTGAGTTGGCAAACCAATAAAAGCTCTGGCGAAAGGATCCATGAATAACTTGCAAGAATTTGGAATCCAAATGTAAAAATTCCAAAGGCAAAAATCAATCCACTTCCTTTTCGTTTCCGAAAAGAAATGCTGTATAAAAGAATGGCTAGTGCCAAAACGAGTGAGATCATATGCATGGTTCCTACTTGCAAACTAAGAAGAAACACAATCGTCTCTTCTCCAAGAGGATAAACATTCACGGGATAAACCAATCGGCCAATGAGTAAATCGACAAGGACAAACATTGGCAGAACCAGAAGGAAAATCAAACCAGAAGCAAAAAGAGCAGCGGGTGGTTCTTCTTTTCTCCAAGGATTTGCTAATTGATAAATTGAAGGAATGAACGCAAGAACTGCAAAGATTAAAATCTCATCGGCGATTTGTAGGTAAATTTTCCAATCCAAAATCCATTTGGATAATTGACTTACTTCGTTTGGTGGTGAAGGAATTAGATAAAACACAACGTAGTAACTGGCAAATAACAAACTACTTAGAAGAAATGGGAGACGTTTTCTGTTTCGAATTGGTTTGATCACCTGGTCCATGTCTTAGTGTAGATCTAAAGAAAGATTTGAGTCCAGAGAAAAAGGAATTGGTTCAAATTAAATTTTAGTAATCAAACCAAAGGAGAGAAAATTCGAATGGTTTCCTTTCTTTGGTGATCCCTCCCCCTACAAGAAAAATCCCTGTTGGGTAATACGGTATTTCAATGAGTAGGTCGGGGGGAAGCCTATGAAATTCTTTTGTTTCGATTTCTTTTCGTGATAAAAAGAAATCAAATCGTAAACTCTCCATCCAATCATTTGTTTTGAAAAAAAGTTTTGTGGCCGTCCTTCCATAAAAGAGAAGAAAACTTCCATCGATAAAAAATTGAAACTTTTCTGCATTGGAAAAGAGAACTTCTTCCTTTTGTTCTTCTTCTCCCTTTTCCCGGTATGTAAAGATGGATCCTTCTTCATAATAAATATTTCTTGCAAACCGTTTGTAAAGTTCCGTCTCAATGAGAGAAATCAAATCTTCGCCTTCTGGTGGTTTTTTTGTTGGTCCCTCTAAAATCTGTTTCATTTTATTTTTGGAGATAGAAGACCGAATCACATCGAATACTGGTTTGGAAAGACTGGGAAGGATGTATTTGATATACCTTTCATCATGGTCACGTAGGATCTCTTGTAAAAAGTTTCCATGTATCATGGGAATCATTTCAACAGTAAACATCTGTTTGTTTAAGAATTTGGCAAATTCGGGTTCATGGCGAAACAAATTAGAAACAATGGTTTCTTCTTCTTTTGGGTTTCCTGAAAAAAGAATGGAGACTAATCGAAAGAGATAGGTTTTACTTTTTACATCAATATACAATACTTCAATTTTTTCTCGTACCGAATCTTCAGAAAGTTCTGGGTTTATGATGTCCCTGAGGGATAGATACTTTGTCGCTTGGAACTGATCCCGTTTCCCTCGATATAAAAAGAAGGGAGAATTGCAAATAGCACCTATTGTTTTGGTTAAAGAAGAAAACCCTGGTTTTGATTTGGATTCCTCATCCCAGGGAACTTTCGTGCTACCCATGTAAGTCGGTGTGACCACAGATTTGGAAACAAAGGATTGCCTATTGTAGTGCAGTTCATATACAAATTGTGGAAAGAGAATGGGTTCTGTTGTCACAGAAGGAAGTTCCGGAATCTTTTTTTTCGGGATCGGATAAAAGGGTGCGATGGATGTTTGAAACCGTGCCACCGAGTCGGCGTTTGCTAAAAAGAAGTGGTAATTGTTTCCTTGTCTATAAATCAAAGGGGTGGGGATTTTTTTAGTTTTTTCTGAATTCGAATCCGAAAGTGTTCCCAATTATAATCTGTTTTTAAAATTTCCAACTCATTTTCGACCCCAAACCGCATGAAGTCGTAAATCTCTTCATGGTCCATCCCCACAACAATCGAAA comes from the Leptospira bourretii genome and includes:
- a CDS encoding FliG C-terminal domain-containing protein, producing the protein MIYRQGNNYHFFLANADSVARFQTSIAPFYPIPKKKIPELPSVTTEPILFPQFVYELHYNRQSFVSKSVVTPTYMGSTKVPWDEESKSKPGFSSLTKTIGAICNSPFFLYRGKRDQFQATKYLSLRDIINPELSEDSVREKIEVLYIDVKSKTYLFRLVSILFSGNPKEEETIVSNLFRHEPEFAKFLNKQMFTVEMIPMIHGNFLQEILRDHDERYIKYILPSLSKPVFDVIRSSISKNKMKQILEGPTKKPPEGEDLISLIETELYKRFARNIYYEEGSIFTYREKGEEEQKEEVLFSNAEKFQFFIDGSFLLFYGRTATKLFFKTNDWMESLRFDFFLSRKEIETKEFHRLPPDLLIEIPYYPTGIFLVGGGITKERKPFEFSLLWFDY